From Stigmatopora argus isolate UIUO_Sarg chromosome 14, RoL_Sarg_1.0, whole genome shotgun sequence, the proteins below share one genomic window:
- the lat gene encoding linker for activation of T-cells family member 1 isoform X2: MTSISIREASDCDDYIESARFWLVHRHQTTARMNPDLSLAPFVPALAGSSPPGRSSQRQLTETDSNHSYQNSHNEADLRDSFNRDYLIVLPQNEVLARRPSGASTTSSGQTHDYENVQGGSARPSQSDDREYLTVIGPPQSETSTLSSQSDEEDYSDVGVVGKYVNQAGVQQVQFNSEGFPSGR, from the exons ATGACTTCTA TTTCCATCCGGGAAGCGAGCGACTGCGATGACTACATCGA GTCGGCCCGGTTCTGGCTGGTCCACCGAC ATCAGACGACAGCACGCATGAACCCCGACCTGAGCTTGGCACCTTT CGTTCCCGCTTTGGCCGGCAGCAGTCCGCCCGGCAGAAGCTCACAAAGACAGCTCACGGAAACCG ACAGTAACCACAGCTACCAGAACTCCCACAATG AAGCTGACCTCCGAGACTCATTCAACAGGGACTACTT AATCGTGCTGCCGCAAAATGAGGTTTTGGCTCGCCGTCCTAGCGGGGCGTCCACAACGAGTTCAG GTCAAACGCACGATTACGAGAACGTCCAAGGCGGCAGCGCACGACCGTCGCAGTCAG ATGATAGAGAATACCTGACTGTGATTGGGCCTCCTCAATCGG AGACGTCAACGTTGTCATCCCAAAGTGACGAAGAGGACTACAGCGATGTTGGCGTCGTTGGAAAGTACGTCAATCAAGCCGGCGTACAGCAGGTGCAATTCAATTCCGAGGGGTTCCCGAGCGGACGTTAG
- the lat gene encoding linker for activation of T-cells family member 1 isoform X1, whose amino-acid sequence MNTDGNASLLFGVLALGSGALLASLCLHCRKQRPSISIREASDCDDYIESARFWLVHRHQTTARMNPDLSLAPFVPALAGSSPPGRSSQRQLTETDSNHSYQNSHNEADLRDSFNRDYLIVLPQNEVLARRPSGASTTSSGQTHDYENVQGGSARPSQSDDREYLTVIGPPQSETSTLSSQSDEEDYSDVGVVGKYVNQAGVQQVQFNSEGFPSGR is encoded by the exons ATGAACACTGACGGCAATGCCTCGCTGCTTTTTGGCGTCTTGGCGTTGGGCAGCGGGGCTCTTCTGGCTTCGCTCTGCCTGCACTGCAGGAAACAAAGACCATCCA TTTCCATCCGGGAAGCGAGCGACTGCGATGACTACATCGA GTCGGCCCGGTTCTGGCTGGTCCACCGAC ATCAGACGACAGCACGCATGAACCCCGACCTGAGCTTGGCACCTTT CGTTCCCGCTTTGGCCGGCAGCAGTCCGCCCGGCAGAAGCTCACAAAGACAGCTCACGGAAACCG ACAGTAACCACAGCTACCAGAACTCCCACAATG AAGCTGACCTCCGAGACTCATTCAACAGGGACTACTT AATCGTGCTGCCGCAAAATGAGGTTTTGGCTCGCCGTCCTAGCGGGGCGTCCACAACGAGTTCAG GTCAAACGCACGATTACGAGAACGTCCAAGGCGGCAGCGCACGACCGTCGCAGTCAG ATGATAGAGAATACCTGACTGTGATTGGGCCTCCTCAATCGG AGACGTCAACGTTGTCATCCCAAAGTGACGAAGAGGACTACAGCGATGTTGGCGTCGTTGGAAAGTACGTCAATCAAGCCGGCGTACAGCAGGTGCAATTCAATTCCGAGGGGTTCCCGAGCGGACGTTAG
- the spns1 gene encoding protein spinster homolog 1, whose amino-acid sequence MSADQSAPFLSDDSEVEVEEEEQQEGAISEGEPSSGVTPVRALLTVFILCFVNLLNYMDRFTVAGVLPDIESYFAIDDSKSGLLQTVFICSYMFLAPLFGYLGDRYNRKLIMSGGIAFWSIVTFASSYTPKQHFWALLLTRGLVGVGEASYSTIAPTIIADLYVKEQRTNMLSIFYFAIPVGSGLGYIVGSQVSNVTKDWHWALRVTPALGLVAVLLLVLVVKEPKRGAVEARAEHELHRGSWINDLRALVKNHSFVLSTLGFTAVAFVTGSLALWAPTFLLRAAVFAGERAPCMEAHCSSSESLIFGAITCVTGVLGVAGGVQASRLLRSRTPRADPLVCAAGLLLSAPFLYLAIILAQASTVATYVFIFLGETFLSMNWAIVADILLYVVVPTRRSTAESLQIVVSHLLGDAVSPYLIGVVSDTLRGDTDSFLWRFRSLQRSLLLCAFVSVGGGAFFLATALFIENDRRRAENFSPADDQPITVPKSGRSALVPVSSVLI is encoded by the exons ATGTCTGCGGACCAGTCCGCGCCGTTTCTGTCTGATGACAGCGAGGTGGAGGTGGAAGAGGAGGAACAGCAGGAAGGCGCTATTTCGGAGGGGGAGCCCAGCAGCGGCGTAACCCCCGTGCGCGCTTTGTTGACCGTCTTCATCTTGTGTTTCGTCAACCTGCTCAACTACATGGACAGGTTCACCGTCGCAG GTGTTCTCCCCGACATCGAGAGTTATTTTGCAATCGACGACAGCAAGTCGGGTCTTCTCCAGACGG TTTTCATCTGCAGTTACATGTTCCTGGCGCCGCTCTTTGGCTACCTCGGCGACCGCTACAACAGGAAGTTGATCATGAGCGGCGGCATCGCTTTCTGGTCGATCGTCACGTTCGCCAGCTCGTACACGCCTAAGCAG CACTTCTGGGCGTTGCTGCTGACGCGCGGTCTGGTGGGCGTGGGTGAGGCCAGCTACTCCACCATCGCGCCCACCATCATCGCCGACCTTTACGTCAAGGAACAGCGCACCAACATGCTATCCATCTTCTACTTTGCCATCCCCGTGGGCAG CGGGCTCGGATACATCGTCGGCTCGCAAGTTAGCAACGTCACCAAAGACTGGCATTGGGCTCTCAGG GTGACGCCGGCGTTAGGACTGGTCGCCGTGCTACTGCTGGTCTTGGTGGTGAAGGAGCCCAAACGCGGCGCCGTGGAGGCCCGGGCTGAACACGAGCTTCACCGGGGCAGCTGGATCAACGACCTGCGAGCGCTCGTCAAGAA CCACAGCTTCGTCCTGTCCACCCTGGGCTTCACGGCCGTGGCCTTCGTTACGGGATCGCTGGCTCTGTGGGCGCCCACGTTCCTTCTCAGGGCGGCCGTGTTTGCGGGCGAGCGCGCCCCCTGTATGGAGGCTCACTGCTCATCCTCAGAAAG CCTGATCTTCGGCGCCATCACGTGCGTGACGGGCGTGCTGGGCGTCGCAGGCGGCGTCCAGGCTAGCCGTCTCCTCCGAAGCCGAACGCCGCGCGCCGACCCGCTGGTGTGCGCCGCCGGCCTGCTGCTCTCGGCGCCCTTCCTCTATCTCGCCATCATTTTGGCGCAGGCCAGCACCGTCGCTACATAC gtttttattTTCCTGGGCGAGACCTTCCTATCCATGAACTGGGCCATCGTCGCCGACATCTTATTG TACGTGGTGGTTCCCACGCGGCGCTCCACGGCCGAGTCGCTGCAGATCGTGGTCTCGCATCTGCTAGGAGACGCCGTCAGCCCTTACCTCATCGGCGTG GTGTCCGACACGCTGAGGGGGGACACGGACTCGTTCTTGTGGCGTTTTCGCTCACTCCAGCGTTCGCTGCTGCTCTGCGCCTTCGTGTCCGTGGGGGGCGGAGCCTTCTTTCTGGCCACCGCTCTTTTCATCGAAAACGACCGACGCCGCGCCGAGAACTTCTCGCCGGCGG ATGACCAGCCCATCACGGTACCCAAGAGCGGGCGCTCCGCTCTCGTTCCCGTGTCCAGCGTTCTGATTTGA
- the sgf29 gene encoding SAGA-associated factor 29 — translation MSADTKIAELLTELHQLIKHTQEERSRSEHNLLNIHKTHERMQTENKTSPYYRTKLRGLYTTAKADAEAECGILRRALDKIAEIKSLLEERRIAAKMAGVYSDSDPPRKTMRRGVLMTLLQQSAMTLPLWIGKPGESPPPLCGATPASGDYVAKQGDKVAARVKAVDGDEQWILAEVVSYSHATNKYEVDDIDEEGKERHTLSRRRIIPLPQWKANPETDPEALFGKDQLVLALYPQTTCFYRALIHAPPHRPQDDYSVLFEDTSYADGYSPPLNVAQRYVVACKENKKK, via the exons ATGTCGGCGGATACCAAGATCGCCGAGCTGCTCACTGAACTCCACCAGCTCATCAAACACACACAG GAGGAGCGCTCGCGCAGTGAACACAACTTGCTCAACATCCACAAAACCCACGAGAGGATGCAAACGGAGAACAAAA CGTCGCCATACTACCGCACCAAGCTGAGAGGACTTTACACCACCGCCAAGGCTGACGCCGAGGCGGAGTGCGG GATCCTCCGTCGCGCGTTGGACAAAATTGCGGAGATCAAGTCCTTGTTGGAGGAGCGAAGGATTG CCGCAAAGATGGCAGGAGTTTATAGCGACAGCGATCCACCCCGGAAGACCATGCGGCGGGGCGTCCTCATGACTCTTCTCCAACAGTCGGCAATGACGCTGCCGCTATGGATCGGCAAACCGGGCGAGAG CCCACCGCCCCTCTGCGGTGCCACCCCTGCCAGTGGTGACTACGTCGCAAAGCAGGGggacaaagtggcggccagggtGAAGGCGGTGGACGGGGACGAGCAGTGGATACTGGCCGAGGTGGTCAGCTACAGCCATGCTACTAAcaa GTACGAGGTGGACGACATCGACGAAGAGGGCAAGGA GCGGCACACGTTGAGCAGGCGGCGCATAATCCCGCTGCCGCAGTGGAAGGCCAACCCCGAGACGGATCCCGAAGCGCTCTTTGGCAAAGACCAGCTGGTGCTTGCCTTGTACCCCCAGACCACGTGCTTCTATCGCGCTCTCATACACGCTCCGCCTCATAGG CCCCAGGATGACTACTCGGTGCTGTTCGAGGACACTTCGTACGCTGACGGCTACTCGCCGCCGCTCAACGTGGCGCAACGTTACGTCGTTGCCTGCAAAGAGAACAAAAAGAAGTAA
- the nupr1b gene encoding nuclear protein 1b encodes MSHVDVNNLKPSNFEEQYYDQYEYYNLSDKYTEGASRKGRSKKEASENTNRPNPSGHERKIVEKLQNSEKKKLKE; translated from the exons ATGAGTCACGTCGACGTCAACAACTTGAAGCCCAGCAACTTCGAGGAGCAGTACTACGACCAATATGAGTACTACAACCTCAGCGATAAGTACACAG AGGGGGCTTCCCGCAAGGGCCGCAGCAAGAAGGAGGCCAGCGAAAACACAAACAGGCCCAATCCGTCTGGACACGAGCGCAAGATCGTTGAGAAACTCCAAAACAGCGAAAAGAAGAAGCTCAAAGAGTGA